The genomic DNA CTGTGATGCGCGCTTCGCATCGTCATAAAACAACTCGTAAAAGTCGCCCATGCGGTAGAACAGCAGGATCTCGGGATGCTGAGCCTTGAGCTTCAGGTACTGCTGCATCATCGGGGTGTGAGCGTCGAAATTGTCGATAGTGGTCATGGAATCCGGATGTCCATTTTCATTGAAAATCAAAAAGATCTATTCAGTTCACCTACGCGTAATGACTGGTATTGTCGCATGAAAAAATGGTGGGGGGCATTAAAAAGTCTCCCCACATCAACTTTGATTAACGATTCTCTTTTTGCGACAGCGAGCGGATGACCAGCATGCCGGATTCCACGGCCACGCTGACCGACGTGCCGGTAGAAAACCCGGCAGCTTCCAGCCATTTGCCGCTCAGTACCAGGCTTGGGCTGCATGACAACCGGGTGGCGCGCCCGCTGTCGAGATCGATATGGCGTTTGCGGACGTAGCTGACGGTTAACTGGCGGAGGGGGTTCGCAACAGGGCTGGTGGGGGGGACGTTCATATTATGCATATTCTCTCCGGTTATTTTCAGAATTATTGCCGGGGCATCATATAACGTCGAACAAAATAAAGAATATTTCAGGAGAATAAATGCGAGGCGCTTTCCAGAATTTCACCCTCTTAAAAAAAGAAAAGAGGGTGAATCAGGAATTAAACATTTTCAGTAATACGTCGTGCGGTTTCATAATGGTCTTGCCAGTAGCTGTCAGACAGTTCTGACACCGTCACACCCTGGCTTTTTGACGCGTGGATAAATTTATCGTGACCGATGTATACGCCCACGTGGCGGTCTTCCGGCGAGGTTTTAAAAAATACCAGATCGCCCGGTTTCAGCTCGTGCTGCGTGATGCGGTAACCGCCTTTGATCTGCTCGCCGGTGGTGCGTGGCAGTTCCATCTGCAGCGAGCCGCGAAAAATTTTCTGCATCAGGGCGGAGCAATCAATTCCGCTGCGCGACTGACCGCCCCAGCGATATTGCGTCCCTTTCCATTTCGCATATTGGGACAGAATTTTGCTTTTAATATTTCCCTTCGGCGAAGGCAGTGTATACATCGATGGAGCGTATTCATCCATAGATGCTAATTCGGCTGGTAAATTAAAAGCGCAGGCATTACCTGCCAGCATGGATGTTGTAATAACAACCATTACAGGGATCAATTTTTTAAAATTCATAACAAACCGTCAATATATAAAAGAGAGAAAAGGGATTCCTTACGCGATATCTATCGGGTGCTGTCGGAAAGTAGGAGGATAATAATTTCTGGTTATTATTTGTTCAAGAAAAAGACAGTCCAGGTTTAGACTCTCAGAATCTTTCTCGACTGGTGCGCAAAAACGCAAAGGGGTATTATTGATGCAACTTATGTTTTGCAGAGGACACCACAGTGAGTGAACGTCTTGATCGTGAGAAGCTGACGATTCGCAGGATGATTGCGCTCTATGAACAGAAGTGTCCTGAGGCTTCTGCAGAGCCCGGGCATTATCTGGCACTGAACGCGTATGCGGATAAACGCCTTGATAAGTGCGTCTTTGGTGACGAAAAACCGGCCTGTAAGCAGTGCCCGGTGCATTGCTATCAACCGGCAAAACGGGAAGAGATGAAGCAGATTATGCGCTGGGCGGGGCCGCGCATGCTATGGCGCCATCCGATCCTGACCATTCGCCATCTGATTGACGATCGCCGCCCGGTGCCGGAACTACCTGAAAAATATCGTCCGAAAAAGTAATCCACGCGCCTACGCCAGCGCGTCTTTATCTATGCCAAGCCGTTTCATCCGTGAGAGCAGGGTGGTGCGTTTCAGCCCCAGCTTTTGCGCGGCGCCTCGTGGCCCGGCGACCACGCCGTTCGACGCTTTCAGCACCCGAACAATCAGCTGATATTCGTCTTCGCCATCCCGTGCCTGTTCCGTGGCGGTCAGCGGCATGTCCGGTATCTCTGTGGTCAGTTCCGGTAGTGACAGTTGCAGCACGTTGCCGTGCGTCAACAGCACAGCGCGCTCGACCACGTTCTCCAGCTCGCGCACATTTCCCGGCCACTCCATACGACTGAGCGCGCGCAGCGTTTCTGCCGGAATGCTGTCGATGTTGCGCCCCATGCGGCGGGAAATTTTAGTGGTGAAGGCTTTGACCAGCAAGGGAATATCTTCCGGACGCTCGCGCAATGGCGGCAGGTGGATCGGAAACACGTTCAGACGATAGTAAAGATCGCTGCGAAACTCCCGGTCGGTCACCATCTGCTTCAGGTTGCGGTTGGTGGCGGCAATCAGCCTGACGTCGGTCTGAATCAGCTTGTTGCTGCCGAGACGCTCAAACTCCTGTTCCTGCAATACCCGTAACAATTTTGGCTGCAACTCCAGCGGCATGTCGCCCACTTCATCCAGAAACAACGAGCTTTTATCCGCCAGTTCAAACCGCCCGATGCGTTGCGCGCTGGCGCCGGTAAAGGCACCGCGCTCATGGCCGAACAGATCGCTTTCCAGCAGCCCGGCAGGCATTGCGGCGCAGTTCATTTTCACCATCCGGCGGCTGTTGCGACTGCTGAGATTGTGGATAGCGCGGGCAATCAGCTCCTTGCCGGTGCCGGTTTCGCCGAGGATCAGCACGGTGCTGTCGCTTTGCGCCACCATTTCGACCTGCTTGAGCACGCTGTACATGGCGTCGCTGCGGCCGATGATCTCGCCGGATTCGCTTTCGACACTATTGAGCTGTTCCGTGAGCGCCAGGTTTTCATTTACCAGTCGCTCTTTCAGGCGATGAATTTCCTGATACGCAAGCGCGTTATCCACGGCGATGGAGATGCGTTCGGCAATCTGGCGCAGCAGCTTCAGGTTGGTGGTGGTAAATACTTTTTCATCACACTGCGCCAGCTTCAGCACGCCCAGCATGGTCTCGCCGGACATCAGCGGTAGCAGGCACAGCGTCTGGATTTTGTTATCCCAGATCTCAAACAGCATCCGCTCGTAGGGCGCAAACGGGTCGCGCTCGTGCAGGTTGAGCAGAAGCATCTCTTTGCTTTTAAATACTCGCTCTGTCAGCGTTCCCGCTTCGTCGGTTTCACTCTGGTTGTGGACAGGGTGATGGTCGTCGAGGTAATGGGTGGAGTAGATGTTGAGCTTGCCTTTGCGGTTGCTGCGCAGCACCACGCTGATGGCATCGATACGGAAATAGTGGTGGATCTCCTTCGCCACTTCGCTGACCAGTTCATCCATGTCGAGACGCGACAGCACGGCGTTGGTGATCGCCACCAGAATGCGGAAGTTATCGCGCTCATGGCACAGCATTTCGTAATCGACGTTGTTGGTGACCCGGCTCTGGATCTGCTCGGTGACGACAGCAACGAGCTGGGTAAACACATGCAGGCGCTGATACTCCTGCTCAGTCCACGGCCTGTCATCATTGCGAATAAATTCGCAGCCGCCAAAGATATGGCCTTCCGCTGCCAGCGGCAACAGGCAGTAACGGCCGAATGCCGGATAGAGCGGCTCTGCCGCCAGTTGGGGCCAGGCGTCGCGGAATTCCTGATAGTTGCAATGCAGCGCATCCGGTCGCGACAGCAGACGGCGCACTGGCCCGTGCGCCAGTACCGTTTCATCTTCGTAGGTGATGGGTTTTCCCGCGACCGGCGTGGCGTAGTAGCTGGCCCGGTGATTGCCAGGATGCCAGAGCACAATTGCCGCCCGATCCGCCAGCGCGGACTGCTTTACCAGCCGCAACAGCGCCTCGCTGAGCGCGGCAAGATCCGGCTGCTGTAGTAACGTGCGGGTGATATCGAACAGCCCCTGCTGCCCGAGATCCCCCATGGGGGTATATGACATTGCACTCATCCAAAAAATGACGCGGGAAACCGACGAATTTTATTGTGACTTAATGATTAATATCGGTTTTTTGAATAAAAGCATTAACAGATTCTGGGTAACGGCTCCGCATGCGGTAAATCCAGCGTACGCTTCACGCCGTACAGGCCCGTCAGGCGAACGCCGCGGCGTTCCACCACTTCACCAATCATAGCGGCATGCTGGCCGAGCGGGTGTGAACGTAGCTGTGCCAGCACGCTGTCGGCGGCATCACGGGCGACCGCGATCACCAGTTTGCCCTCGTTAGCGAAGTTGAGGGCTTCCAGACCGAGCAGTTCGCAGACGCCGCGCACCGCGGCATTGACCGGCAACTGCTGTTCGTTGAGTTCGATACCGCAGCCGCTGGCGGCGGCAAATTCATGCACCACCGCGTTCACGCCGCCACGGGTGGCATCACGCAGGGCTTTCACACCAGTAATGCCGCGCAGCGACTGGATCAGCGGCGTCAGTACCGCGCAGTCGCTTACCAGCTCGCCGTCAAGCCCCAGCTGTTCACGTAGGTTAAGGATGGTAGCGCCGTGATCGCCGAGCGTGCCGCTGACCAGCAACACGTCGCCAGGCGTTAGCGTCTGCGCGCCCCAGTGAATATCCGCCGGAATGGCGCCCAGCCCGGCAGTATTGATAAACAGCTTGTCCGCCGCGCCGCGCTGTACCACTTTGGTGTCGCCGGTGACGATGGCGATGTCCGCCGCTTTTGCTGTCTGCGCCATACTGTTAACCACCGCTTCCAGCGTCGCCATTTCCAGCCCTTCTTCGAGAATAAATCCGCAGGAGAGGAAACGGGGGATGGCGCCACTGACGGCGACGTCATTGGCGGTTCCGCAAACCGCCAGCTTGCCGATGTTGCCGCCAGGGAAAAACAGTGGATCGATAACATAGCTGTCGGTGGAAAACGCCAGCCGATCGCCCTGGGCGGTGAACTGCGCCAGATCAAGCCGCGCCTGATCTTCCTGCTCCGCCAGCCACGGATTATTAAACGCCTGCATAAACAGATCGTTGATTAACTGCTGCATCGCCTGGCCGCCGCTGCCGTGCGCTATCTGGACGCTTTTCATGCTTCACATTCCTGACTTCGATATTGATACCATGCGGCGCATGCGCCTTCGGAAGAGACCATCAGCGCGCCAAACGCACTCTGTGGGTTACAGGTATTGCCAAATAACGGGCACTGATGCGGTTTGCAACGGCCCGTCAGCACCTCGCCGCAGCGGGCGCGCGGATCGTCATACACTTTCTGCGGCGCTGGCCGGAAATACGCTTCGGCATCAAAACGCTGGTAGTCGTCGGTTAAGCGGACGCCGGAGTCGTTAATCAACCCCAGCCCGCGCCATTCGCTGTCGCCTCTGACGGTAAACACCTCGGCGATGGCGGCCTGCGCCAGCGGGTTGCCGCTGTCCGGCACCACGCGACGGTACTGGTTTTCCACCTCGCTTTTCGCGGCGATTTTCTGCTCGACCAGCATGCAGACGCCCTGCAGCAGATCCATCGGCTCAAACCCGGCGACCACTAATGGCCGGTGATACTGGCTGGCGATAAACCCGTAGGCGTCAGTGCCAATCACCATGCTGACATGCCCCGGCGCAAGGAACGCGTCGATGCCGTTATCCGGTTGCTCCAGCAAACTGCGCAGGGTCGGAATTAAAGTGATGTGCTGGCAGAAAAAGAAGAAGTTGTCGACATTCTGCTCGCGCGCCTGTTGCAGGGTAATGGCGGTGGTGGGCATGGTGGTTTCAAACCCGAGGCCGAAGAACACCACTTTGCGTTGCGGGTTTTGCTGCGCCAGTTTCAGCGCATCCATCGGCGAATAGACGATGCGAATATCCGCACCACGCGCTTTTGCCTGCATCAGCGAGCCGTTTTTGCCAGGTACGCGCATCGCGTCGCCAAAGGTGCAGAAAATCACTTCCGGGTGGCTGGCGATCTCGGTACAGGTATCAATGCGCCCCATCGGTAGCACGCACACCGGGCAGCCCGGGCCGTGGATGAATTCGATGTTTTCCGGCAACAACTGGTCGAGGCCAAATTTAAAGATGGCGTGCGTATGCCCGCCACACACTTCCATGATGCGCAGCGGTCGCGCGGCGGTGTAATCGAGAAGTCCGGCGCGCGCGCTGAGGTGAGCGATAAGTTTCATCACCTGTTCGGGCGCACGGTATTCATCCACAAAGCGCATTATCTCTCCTCACCGTACAGCAGGGCACCGACATCCGGCTCCACCTCGTACATGTTTTGCAGCGCCGCCAGCGTGTCGCGGGCTTCCGTTTCATTAATCACGCTCATGGCAAAACCGACATGCACCAGCACCCACTGACCGAGGCGCGACGCGCCGGTGTCATCAACGTGACCGACCAGAGTGAGATCGACATCGCGGCGAATGCCATTGACGTCCACTTTCGCCATGCTGCCGTCAATGGCGCAAATCTGACCGGGAATGCCTATGCACATCGCTGTGCCTCCAGCCAGTTTAGCCAGTGTTCCATGCCTTCGCCGCTGGTGGCGGAGATAAGGATGATTTCAATGTCCGGGTTCACTTCCCGCGCATACGCCATGCATTTTTCCACGTCGAAATTGAGGTACGGTAGTAAGTCGACTTTGTTGAGCAGCATCAGCGAGGCGGCAGCGAACATATGCGGATATTTCAGCGGCTTGTCTTCGCCTTCGGTGACCGACAGCACCGCCACTTTATGACGTTCGCCGAGATCAAACCCCGCCGGGCAGACGAGGTTGCCGACGTTTTCAATAAACAGAATGCCGCCATCGTCGAGCGGCAGACGCGGCGCGGCATCGGCAATCATCTGCGCATCCAGATGGCAGCCTTTACCGGTATTCACCTGAATGGCAGGCGTGCCGGTAGCGCGGATGCGCGCGGCATCGTTAACGGTTTGCTGATCGCCTTCAATGACCGCACAGGGCACACGGCCGTTCAGCCGTTGCAGGGTTTCGGTCAGCAGGGTGGTTTTACCGGAGCCGGGGCTGGAAACCAGATTCAGCACCAGTTGTTGATGCGCGGCAAAGCGCGCGCGGTTGCGGGCGGCGAGCTGGTTGTTTTTATCCAGCACGTCGATTTCCACTTCCAGCATCCGGCGCTGGCTCATGCCCGGCGCATGGGTGCCTGCTTCGCCATGACCGTAATGCAGGTCGCCGTGCTCAGATTGTGTGGGGGCGAAATCCTGCGTTTTGATCCCGGTGATGCTTAGCGCAGGGCGCGCAGCAGGGGCGAACGGGGCGCCACGAAACGCCGAATGAGGATTGTGTTCGTCACCTTCAATATAGAGGTTGCCTTCTCCGCAACCGCAAGTGGTACACATAGCTTACTCCTGATCAATTTCAATTCGCTGGATCTGCATCCCGTCATCCGCCACGATCTGCAGCGCGTCACTCTGACACTGCGGGCAGCGGCGAACATGTTGTGACAGCAGATGAACGTATTGCTGACAGCGTTCGCACCAGCACTCGGCCTGCTGCTCTTCAATATGCAGTTTACAGCCTTCCGCAAGCGTGCCGCGACATACCAGATCAAAACAGAAGCGAAGTGAGCTGCTTTCTACGCAAGAAAAAGCCCCAATTTTGAGCCAGACCCCGGTTACGCGTTTCGCGCCATTTGCCGCGGCCTGCTGTTCGACGATTTCTATCGCCCGCTGGCAAAGCGTAATTTCGTGCATAGTGCCTCCGTCTGCAATTTGTCGCAGAAATGCAAAATACAGACCAGCTTTTATCCCTTTGATTTTTGAAACGAATAGCACAAGCGACACGGTAAAAATGACACTTATGACGATCTGTCGCCACGAATGACGGTGGCCGGGGATCGGCTAAAAACGGCGATCGTCAGAAACGTCGTCACACTGTCGATGACAGGCCATACTGATGTCTTATTTTGTTTATCTTATTGATTTTAATATGAATGTTTAACTGGCATGAGATTTGCTAATCAAGCGAGATCATTTTCTTCAGCTTCAGAGGAATATACATGAACCGCTTTGTGATTGCGGATCCTCAGTGGTGCATCGGATGCAATACCTGCCTCGCAGCCTGCACTGATGTCCATAAAGCGCAGGGGTTACAGCAACACCCCAGGCTTGCGATGACGCGAACCGAAAGCAGCACTGCGCCTGTGCTCTGTCGTCATTGCGAGGACGCGCCCTGCAAACAGGTGTGTCCGGTGAACGCCATCGCCTTCGAGGACGGCGGCGTTCTGCTTAACGAAAGCCTGTGCATCGGTTGCAAGCTGTGCGGCCTGGTCTGCCCCTTTGGCGCGATTACGCCGGCAGGCAGTTCGCCGGTGGATGTGCCCGCGCAGTATGAACACGTCGTACCCGCCGGGCTGCTCGGTGATGTGCCGGCAAGCCCGGAGGGGATGAACCCTTTCCTGAGCTGGAACGCCGGTATCCGCACCGTCGCGGTGAAGTGCGACCTGTGCCACTTCCTGCCGGAAGGACCCGCCTGCATTCGCTCCTGCCCAACGCACGCACTGCATCTTATCGAACCTGAGTCGGTGAACGCGCAAATACAACAGCGCAGGGCGCTCACGGCGCTGTCGATGCCGGATGCGTTGCCGGGCATGGATTACCTCACAGGGGAGCAAAGCTGATGGATTCACTGCAATTACTAATGTGGTCTGTGGTGCTGTATGTCATCGGTGGGGTGATTTCGCTGCTGCTGCAGAATAACGAGCGGGGCGCTATCCGCGTCGCCGGGTTGTGCGCCATCGCCGGGGGTATCCTTGGGCTTTGCAGCGCGCTACCGGTGTTGCTCGGCGGAGAAGTGCTGACCTGGAGCGCCACGGGGCCGTTCTCGTTTGCCCCCTTTAGCGTGCGCATGGACAGCCTTGCGGCCTTTATGGTGACAGTGATTTCACTGCTGGTAACCCTCTGCGCGCTCTATTCACTCTCCTATATGGAGGAGTATCTGGGCAAAGGCGCGGCGTCGATGGGCTTCTTCATGAATCTGTTCATCGCCTCAATGGTTGGCCTGATGGTGATGGACAATGGCTTCTGGTTCATCATTCTGTTCGAAATGATGTCGCTGGCATCGTGGTTCCTGGTGATCGCCGACCAGAGCGAAGAGTCAATCAAAGCCGGTCTGCTCTACTTCTTCATCGCTCACGCCGGTTCAGTGCTCATTATGGTGGCCTTCTTCCTGATGTGGCGCGAAAGCGGCAGCCTCGAGTTTGAGTCGTTTCGTCACCTGAGCCTGACCCCGGTGATGGCTTCCGTGGTCTTTATTCTTGCCTTCCTCGGGTTCGGCGCCAAAGCCGGTATGCTGCCATTGCACAGCTGGCTGCCGAAGGCGCACCCGGCGGCACCTTCCCATGCTTCTGCATTAATGTCCGGGGTGATGGTGAAGGTGGGGATCTTCGGCATCATCAAAGTGGGTGTTGATTTGCTCGGCGCGAGCCAGAGCTGGTGGGGCATCCTGGTGCTGGCCTTTGGCGCGGTTTCCTCCGTGCTGGGCGTGCTGTACGCGCTTGCTGAGCACGATATCAAACGCCTGCTGGCGTGGCACACGGTCGAGAACATCGGCATCATCCTGATGGGCGTCGGGGTGGGGATGGTCGGCATTGCCAGCCATCATCCGCTGCTGGCGGTCATCGGTCTGCTCGGCGCGCTGTTCCACCTGCTGAACCATGCGCTATTCAAAGGGCTTTTGTTCCTTGGCGCCGGGGCGGTGATCTTCCGCGTTCACACCCGTGATATGGAAAAAATGGGCGGTCTGGCGAAGCTGATGCCGCTCACCGGCGCTGCTTTTCTCATTGGCTGTATGTCCATTTCTGCACTGCCGCCGCTGAACGGTTTCGTCAGCGAGTGGTTTACCTATCAGTCGCTTTTCACCATGAGTCACGACGGCGATTTCGCCATGCGTCTGGCGGGGCCGGTGGCGATCGTCATGCTGGCGATCACCGGCGCGCTGGCGGCGATGTGCTTCGTTAAGGTCTACGGCATCAGCTTCTGTGGCGGGGCGCGCAGTGAGCAGGCAGAGCATGCGCGCGAGGTGCCATGGCCGATGACGGCGGCAATGATCGTGATGGCGCTGCTGTGCGTTGCACTCGGTGTGGGCGCTTCCGTTGTCGCTCCGGTGCTGGCGCAGGTGGCGACCTCGCTGACGCACGGCGCCGATGTGACCGTAGCGAACAATATGCTGCTACAGCCGGGCGACAGTGCGCAGGCGATGCTCTCTCCGGCGGTCTCTTTCCTGCTGCTGATTGCGTTGCCAGTGCTACCGCTTGCGGTGTGGTGGGCGCTGCGCGGCGATCGCGGCGCATTTCGTCGTCGTGGGGAGCCGTGGGCTTGCGGTTATGCCTGGGAAGAGGCGATGTCGGCTTCCGCTGGCAGCTTTACCCAGCCACTGCGGGTGATGTTCGCACCGCTGTATCGCATGCGTAAGCAGCTTGATCCGTCGGCGGCGTTGAATCGCAGCCTGACGAAAGTCACCGAAGGGGCCGCGGCGGTCGAGCCGTTCTGGGACGACCGTATTATCTGGCCGCTGGTACGTCTGGTTCAGCGGATGGGGGCCGGCATCCAGCGGATGCAGAGCGGGGATTTCCGCCTCTACTGCCTGTATGTGGTGGTAGCGCTGGTCGTTCTGTTACTGGCTGTGGCCCTGTGAGGAGAATGAGATGTTAATCCAACAAACGCCAGAATGGGGAATGGGGCTGTTTGCGCTCTGTCAGGCGGCGGTACTGCTGGCGCTGACGCCGCTGATGACCGGTATTTCCCGCCAGATCCGCGCGCGGATGCAATCGCGCCGTGGCCCGGGCATTTTTCAGGACTATCGGGATCTCGGCAAGCTGATGAAGCGTCAGCCGGTAGGGCCGAAACAGTCCGGCGCCATGTTCCGCGTAATGCCATGGGTATTGCTCAGCAGCATGCTGCTGGTAGCGATGGCGCTGCCGGTCTTTACTCGCACGTCGCCGTTCGGCGGGGCGGGAGATCTGATCACTCTGCTGTATCTGTTCGCCCTGTTCCGTTTCTTCTTTTCGCTCTCGGGGCTCGACAGCAGCAGTACCTTCGCCGGGATTGGCGCCAGCCGTGAGCTGACTCTCGGCATTCTGGTTGAGCCGATTCTGATCCTCGGCCTGCTGGTGGTGGCGCTGATTGTTGGTTCCACCAACATTGGCACCATCAGTGCGGTGCTGTCAGCGGGCTGGTCCTCGCCGCTGGCTATCTTTATGGCTTTCCTGGCCTGCGGTTTCGCTGCGTTCATCGAGATGGGCAAAATCCCCTTTGACGTGGCGGAAGCGGAACAGGAACTGCAGGAAGGGCCGCTCACCGAATATTCCGGTGCCGACTTTGCGCTGGTGAAGTGGGGGATTGGCCTCAAGCAGGTAGTGGTCGCCGAGATGTTTCTCGCAGTGTTCATTCCGTTTGGCAAGGCGGCGAGTCTCACTGCATCGGCGCTGCTGCTGGCACTGGTGGTGATGATTATCAAGCTGGTGGTGGTCTTTGTGCTGGCCTCCATCGTTGAGAACTCGCTCGCACGCGGACGCTTCCTGCTGACCCATCGCGTGACCTGGCTGGGCTTTGGCATCGCGGTGCTGGCCTTCGTCTTTTACTTTACCGGTCTGTAAGGAGCGCCGCTAATGATGGAAAAAATAGCGCTGACGACCCTGCTGCTGCCGTTTATCGGCGCACTGCTGACGGCCTGCCTGCCGCAGCGCCGGGCGCGCATCGTCTGTACTTTGTTTGCGCTGCTGGCAACCCTTGGCACGGTGGCGCTTGGCTGGCAGTTTCTGGCAGGCGGAAAGGTGGCACAGACCTGGACGCTGGTGAGCTATCACGGTGTGGCGCTTTTTGGCTTCACTCTTGACCGGATAAGCACGCTGATTGTTTTCGCGGTGGTGTTCCTCGGCTTGCTGGTGAGCCTGTACTCTACCGGCTATCTGACGACCGGCAACCGTGAACACCCGCATGACGGCGGGAATCGTTACTACGCGTTTCTGCTTATCTTCATCGGCGCGATGGCGGGGCTGGTGCTCTCTTCAACGCTGCTCGGGCAACTGCTGTTCTTCGAAATTACCGGTGGCTGTTCCTGGGCGCTGATTGGCTACTACCAGACGCCAAAATCCCAGCGTTCGGCAATGAAAGCGCTGCTGATTACTCACGTTGCGTCGCTGGGGTTGTATCTGGCTGCCGCCACGCTGTTCCTCAACACCGGTACCTTTGAACTGAGCGCGCTGAGCCAGCTTTCAGGTAGCGCCAGTTATATCGTCTACGGCGGGATCCTGTTCGCTGCGTGGGGGAAATCGGCGCAACTGCCGTTGCAGGCCTGGCTGCCGGATGCGATGGAAGCCCCTACGCCAGTGAGTGCTTAC from Trabulsiella odontotermitis includes the following:
- the hyfB gene encoding hydrogenase 4 subunit B, with the translated sequence MDSLQLLMWSVVLYVIGGVISLLLQNNERGAIRVAGLCAIAGGILGLCSALPVLLGGEVLTWSATGPFSFAPFSVRMDSLAAFMVTVISLLVTLCALYSLSYMEEYLGKGAASMGFFMNLFIASMVGLMVMDNGFWFIILFEMMSLASWFLVIADQSEESIKAGLLYFFIAHAGSVLIMVAFFLMWRESGSLEFESFRHLSLTPVMASVVFILAFLGFGAKAGMLPLHSWLPKAHPAAPSHASALMSGVMVKVGIFGIIKVGVDLLGASQSWWGILVLAFGAVSSVLGVLYALAEHDIKRLLAWHTVENIGIILMGVGVGMVGIASHHPLLAVIGLLGALFHLLNHALFKGLLFLGAGAVIFRVHTRDMEKMGGLAKLMPLTGAAFLIGCMSISALPPLNGFVSEWFTYQSLFTMSHDGDFAMRLAGPVAIVMLAITGALAAMCFVKVYGISFCGGARSEQAEHAREVPWPMTAAMIVMALLCVALGVGASVVAPVLAQVATSLTHGADVTVANNMLLQPGDSAQAMLSPAVSFLLLIALPVLPLAVWWALRGDRGAFRRRGEPWACGYAWEEAMSASAGSFTQPLRVMFAPLYRMRKQLDPSAALNRSLTKVTEGAAAVEPFWDDRIIWPLVRLVQRMGAGIQRMQSGDFRLYCLYVVVALVVLLLAVAL
- a CDS encoding hydrogenase 4 subunit D, with product MMEKIALTTLLLPFIGALLTACLPQRRARIVCTLFALLATLGTVALGWQFLAGGKVAQTWTLVSYHGVALFGFTLDRISTLIVFAVVFLGLLVSLYSTGYLTTGNREHPHDGGNRYYAFLLIFIGAMAGLVLSSTLLGQLLFFEITGGCSWALIGYYQTPKSQRSAMKALLITHVASLGLYLAAATLFLNTGTFELSALSQLSGSASYIVYGGILFAAWGKSAQLPLQAWLPDAMEAPTPVSAYLHAASMVKVGVYIFARAIIDGGNVPHVIGWVGIVMATITLIYGFMMYLPQKDMKRLLAWSTITQLAYIFLALSLAVLGSKEAFDGGIAYIFNHAFAKSLFFLVAGAFSYSCGTRLLPKLRGVMSKSPLLGIGFCVAALAIAGVPPFNGFFSKFPIFAAGFSLSTHDWALIPVMVLVLIESVASFGWLIYWFGRVVPGEPSPEVAQMSPLPLAMRVVLVVLVVMSLCSSVIAALWLN
- a CDS encoding respiratory chain complex I subunit 1 family protein — encoded protein: MLIQQTPEWGMGLFALCQAAVLLALTPLMTGISRQIRARMQSRRGPGIFQDYRDLGKLMKRQPVGPKQSGAMFRVMPWVLLSSMLLVAMALPVFTRTSPFGGAGDLITLLYLFALFRFFFSLSGLDSSSTFAGIGASRELTLGILVEPILILGLLVVALIVGSTNIGTISAVLSAGWSSPLAIFMAFLACGFAAFIEMGKIPFDVAEAEQELQEGPLTEYSGADFALVKWGIGLKQVVVAEMFLAVFIPFGKAASLTASALLLALVVMIIKLVVVFVLASIVENSLARGRFLLTHRVTWLGFGIAVLAFVFYFTGL